One Phoenix dactylifera cultivar Barhee BC4 unplaced genomic scaffold, palm_55x_up_171113_PBpolish2nd_filt_p 000843F, whole genome shotgun sequence DNA segment encodes these proteins:
- the LOC120107364 gene encoding PLAT domain-containing protein 3-like, which yields MIKGAKKAVFLFLLVSSLAIVSHCVTPITIKPVNGDDDENQCVYTVYIRTGSIWKGGTDSVISLILAGSDGWGVAITDIESWGGIMEAGHNYFERGNLDIFSGRGPCLSTTPCWMNLTSDGSGSHHGWYCNYVEVTTTGPHMGCAQQQFTVEQWIATDAAPYQLYAARDYCTTGRGNAEEKSKIGGRIGRHVTHVV from the exons ATGATCAAGGGAGCCAAGAAAgccgtcttcctcttcctcctcgtcTCCTCTCTTGCTATCGTCTCCCACTGCGTCACCCCCATTACAATAAAA CCCGTGAACGGCGACGATGATGAGAACCAGTGCGTGTATACGGTGTACATCAGGACGGGCTCCATCTGGAAGGGCGGCACGGACTCGGTGATCAGCCTCATCCTCGCCGGATCGGACGGCTGGGGCGTGGCCATCACGGACATCGAGTCGTGGGGTGGCATCATGGAGGCCGGCCACAACTACTTCGAGAGGGGCAACCTCGACATCTTCAGCGGCCGGGGACCGTGCCTTTCGACCACGCCGTGCTGGATGAATCTGACCTCAGATGGGAGCGGGTCCCACCACGGGTGGTACTGCAACTACGTGGAGGTCACAACCACAGGTCCCCATATGGGGTGCGCCCAGCAGCAGTTCACCGTCGAGCAGTGGATCGCCACCGACGCCGCGCCCTACCAGCTCTACGCCGCCCGCGACTACTGCACCACCGGGCGCGGAAATGCCGAGGAGAAGTCAAAGATCGGCGGTCGGATCGGCCGACACGTGACGCACGTGGTGTGA